From the genome of Coleofasciculaceae cyanobacterium:
TTAATAGCAGTAACTCAAAATTTATTATGATATGAGGTACGAATTAATCAAACTAGCAGACACGTGATTCCCAGACTGCATCCAGACACCATTGAAGAGGTACAGCAGCGAGTTGATATTGTTGATGTCATCTCAGAGCATATTGTCTTACGCAAACGAGGCAAAGATTTTTTGGGCTTATGCCCCTTTCACAACGAAAAGACACCAAGCTTTAGCGTCAGCCAAGATAAGCAGCTATATTATTGTTTTGGCTGTAGCGTAGGAGGAAATGCCTATAAGTTTTTGATGGAGATTGGGAAACAGTCTTTTGCCGAAGTAGTACTCGATCTAGCTCGTCGCTACCAGGTTGAAATAAAAACAGTTGAACCAGAACAAAGACAAGAAATTCAGCGTCAGCTAACTTTAAAGGAACAGCTATACGAAATTATAGCGATCGCCTCCAGCTTTTTTCAACACGCTTTGCAGGCCTCTCAGGGAGAAACTGCTCTAACTTATCTTCGTCAGCAAAGAAAGATTGAAGATACAACTATTAGTAACTTCGGGCTTGGTTATGCTCCTGCGGGGTGGGAAACACTTTATCGGTATTTAGTCGAGCAAAAACGTTATCCTGTAAATCTGGTAGAAGAAGCAGGATTAATTAAACCGAGAAAAACAGGCAGTGGATACTATGATGTCTTTCGCGATCGCCTAATTATCCCAATTGCCGATCTCCAGGGCAGAATTATTGGCTTTGGTAGTCGTAGTCTCAACGAGGAAGACCAACCTAAATATCTTAACTCCCCTGAAACTCCTTTATTTGATAAAAGCAAGACTCTATTTGCTTTAGATAAAGCTCGAAGTAACATCACCCAAGCAGACTGTGCAGTAGTGGTAGAAGGCTATTTTGATGCGATCGCTCTTCATGAGGCGGGAATTGAAAATGCAGTGGCATCTTTGGGTACAGCTTTCACTCAAGAGCAACTTAAGCAGTTGCTTCGCTTTACTCCTTCTAAGCAGGTAATTCTCAATTTTGATGCCGATAACGCAGGAAACAAAGCCACCGAGAGAGCGATCGGGGAATTGGAAGATCTAGTTTATGGTGGAGTGGTACAGCTACGGATTCTTAATCTGCCCGATGGTAAGGATGCTGACGAATTTATCAAAGGCAGAGAGGATGGGGTAGTAATCTATTTTCAGGCTCTAGAAAATGCTCCACTATG
Proteins encoded in this window:
- the dnaG gene encoding DNA primase — its product is MIPRLHPDTIEEVQQRVDIVDVISEHIVLRKRGKDFLGLCPFHNEKTPSFSVSQDKQLYYCFGCSVGGNAYKFLMEIGKQSFAEVVLDLARRYQVEIKTVEPEQRQEIQRQLTLKEQLYEIIAIASSFFQHALQASQGETALTYLRQQRKIEDTTISNFGLGYAPAGWETLYRYLVEQKRYPVNLVEEAGLIKPRKTGSGYYDVFRDRLIIPIADLQGRIIGFGSRSLNEEDQPKYLNSPETPLFDKSKTLFALDKARSNITQADCAVVVEGYFDAIALHEAGIENAVASLGTAFTQEQLKQLLRFTPSKQVILNFDADNAGNKATERAIGELEDLVYGGVVQLRILNLPDGKDADEFIKGREDGVVIYFQALENAPLWLDWLINRLLAAKNLKAADEFQQVAAGMIKLLNKLQDANQRNHYLTHCAELLSLGDARLVLQNLASLKSQIKTARPRYQDKHTYRKQSNSVFKPALAIATNPESELLEQAEALLLRIYIHYPRYRDKIIEELEAKDLLFNLAAHRFLWQQIIAVEAEIPLSSMSNLNPLLSELHNRSPDFPPTMMAVTKLFHLDEKTQEDVFRAEVRVEGAIASLEQVNYQQRQIYCSQQLQNLNLSTDLKLMEYYYQEIQIAVEKIRQLEQIRLNYAQDPVL